The Melitaea cinxia chromosome Z, ilMelCinx1.1, whole genome shotgun sequence genomic interval aagttaattaattataatgggCGCAACTGTGCAGGCAATATCAAAATTGCTAATAAAGGTCGtcctttttaaaacaaaaaatatgtattggGAATATTTAATCACGCTCGTCACCATGATGCTAAACTGGAATGCTACAAATTTTTTACACACAGCGGTAAATATAACATGTTTTTCAACAGATTTTAAgatgttttataaacaaaagcTGGTAgactttttgtactttttagttattgttaaaaggtattatactttatttttaccacgcttttttTGGTATTATCccaataacacaaaaaaaaacaagggcCCTGATTGAGGTAGTGAAACGTAAATGagcgttaaaatttataatttttttttgcttaaattgcttttgtaagatttttataaacaaaagctGGTAgactttttgtactttttaggtattattaaaaggtattatactttatttttaccacgctttttttagtattatctcaataacacaaaataaaaacaagggCCCTGACTGAGGTAGTGAAACGTAAATGagcgttaaaatttataaattttttgcttaaattgttttcttaagcattttttaatacctttaaaattttatatttataaaaaattagacAATGAAATGGCCAGCTTTTTCAATCGAGTAAATCTTTACCAGGTGACTATCAGCTCTTGTTCTAAGAAATAacataatgataaataattaaatactaagAAAATGTTGTTTAAGCATATAGTAACATGTTCTAAGAATAATACTGTAGCGTTTTACTGCAGACTGAGCAAGTGACATATAAAACCAGAATTTGGATAAGCAAAGTGATAAAGAAACACGATACGACCGGTTGCAGTGCTGACGATGTTATGTGCGCCACAGTAATAACTTCTTCTTTCTAAATAAGtaatagtatatttcattacaagtgtggaaaGGCTGTCATTGCAAAGAGTTCCGACAAATGTCTACCCGAGCCGAGGCACAGCCGAAGGCGAGAGTTGACAGTCGGAACAAGTTGCAATGACGGTTCCGCACGtgtactgaacgactatttttaatacagttgcgaaaaaattaagcaaaacttctatgaatttttttagtaaaaacttcatggctggtttttgtttttaatagacattattttgataGTTGGGAAAGAGAACGCACGAGTTCGGGAAAGGTGAAAAAAAAcacgagtatgtaatagcccacatcccgaacgctatacgtccctgcaatacgccactttttgagcaactgtattaaaaaatatattgtagttGTGCAGCGGTTTCGAGTTATCTATTGATACAATTTACTCAAACATTTTTATGACAGATTatgaatctataatataaaaatgagtcgctgaatgtgttgctaagcgcaaaactcgagaacggttggaccgatttcgttaattctttttttaaaatatttcttgaagtacgaggatggttcttacggagagaaaaattctaaaaaaaaaaaaaaattttgtgaaaaagtctaaaaacaacacttctatactcccatacgaaagatttgtgataatacttaaaagtcaatttgaactttaataccatacgataaagtttgtgttaggcgatacgaagttcgccgggtcagctagttactcataatattatatttaaaaatatttaacgccaATACTAAAGTAtctaacatataaaattctcgtgtcgcggtgtttgtagttaaactcctccgaaacggtttgaccgattctcatgaaattttgtgtgcatattgggtaggtctgagaatcgaacaacatctatttttcatccccctaaatgttaaaagttgtccacccctaatttttttttctttaatttttaaataaattatttatgttttatttttttatgatacaacattaaaaaaatacatacaacccaaaatttttcaaccctctacattcaacccttatttttaatagcgtttagcggcaagacaacgtttgccgagtcggCTAGTAaacctataataattattttaatctatatctatacaaataaataaaattggagtgtctgtttgttatatgaAAATAACATCTGTTTACtaaaccaaaaaccaaataacattttttttttttaatttttgtctctagtctgtttgtttcggctaatctctgaaacggctggactgattttctTTTATTCGAATTCTTTCGGTGTTAAACTCCCTAAAAAGTTAAGGTGCGAGTTTGCATTCACGGCATGTTCGTTACATTATTAGATTATCTGCCATACTGTATTAATTATGCTAATGTCTTTAGGccctaaatatttattaaacgctGTAAAACTTGTTGTTATAGTGTAGGATTATTTTAACACAGATTTagctagtttttatttttatttatattgtagttGGAGACAAATCATTGACTCGAATGCTTTTCTGATGAGCACTACGTACCTCGAAATATTCctgtatatgttatataatcTTAACTATATAACAATTACACATACACTACGCTACGCATCagcgtgtaatatcccactgctggacataggcctctttccctatgtgggagaaggatcagagcttaatccaccatgctgctccaatgcgggttggcggatatattccttactatgagtaacgatcgctattaggtgtagaTGACAACCGAACATGTTTAAACAATGtttaaaacttgaaaaaaaaaacagagtttAAAACTACGTTTAATTGTAAATGAATGAATGTATTTTTCTGAGGAATCGATATGAATTGTTCCTAAATTGCatgctttttttaaccgacttcaaaaaaaggaggaggttactcaattcgaccgtgtatatatatatatatatatatatatatatatatatatatatatatatatatatatatatatattaatgtatgttcggagataacttcttcgtttatgaaccgattttgataattctttttttgttggaaaggagatatccctagtttggtaccatgttaaggaaaccaggatctgatgatgggatcccagagaaatcgagggaaattcaaaaatcgtacggatgactagtaaatttaatcatgtttgcattaagtactataaagcactactatttaataaaggtccaGACCTTCAATAATCCTTAATAAtgtctgattaactaaatcaaaatacgaattactttgtactaagtaaatttatttttcactttttagtttcctgtttgaagtcggttttttttttgttaaaaattattttattacgtcCCGGAGTTGATCGGATCCGTCCTGGATCTTTacagaattaataattaaatgaaatgaagtATTTGACAGACAGACAAGCTGTAAAGTCCCGCAGGGAAAGTTCCTATGTCAGCCGTCGAAAGAAAGTACCTAATTCACTGGATTAGTGGTTATTCCATATCTCTACCTATCTAGATACAAGGTGTATGTAAATAAAGTGTTTtgtattgattaataataattaattaatatattaattataatttttaataattagattAGAGATACGcaacaaaaagtaaatatttatcgttttgttaattaatttttactaacgTGAATTAGGAAATAGTGTACAAATGGATTATTATTCGCTATAATTGATATGAATTGAAATTGATCCCTAAATGTAAAAAGTCTGTTTTTTTCTCCAACCctgactgtgaccgttgcgccaacgcgttgtcaCATACGCTATATTGCTTGATTTCATAAAGACGTACAAATAACGTTTGTGACAATTGAGCCTCATTTTCGTTACTAAGTAATTCAGTCAATTTTCATCGATTATACGGCCCCATCGATTTGAAAttcttattcttaaaaataacctTTTCAAAGTAGAATGTAAATAACAATTCTTGACTAACGATAATGAAATATGAAAGAGCAGGTACAAGTACCATTGATAATTTTATACGAAAATTATAatgaagtaatttaaaaactaacgAATCTTAATATTACTGATGTTGATATATTAGTTAAAAAGAAATgttcattttaaataagttaattaatttataattcttgaattttatattatatttattttttgcagtATCTGGACATTGGTGAGGATATGAATGTGCCCGATGACTTCACTCCGACCGAATTACAGACAGGAAAGTGGTGGCGTCATTTACTAGCTGGTGGTATTGCCGGTGCCGTCAGCCGGACCTGTACCGCTCCACTGGACAGACTCAAAGTGTTTTTGCAGGTTCGTATTAGCTTATGTAACACCATTTGAAATTAACCAATTCGTGTGAGGTATGTTTCATTctgttattatttacatttcagGTGAATCCAACCAGAGAAAATATGTTGAAATGTTTAGCTAAGATGATTAATGAAGGAGGTATATCAGGCTTGTGGCGAGGTAACGGAATAAACGTTATAAAAATAGCTCCGGAGTCGGCGATAAAGTTTGCAGCGTATGAGCAAGTGAAACGGCTGATCAAAGGCGAAAAACACAATCAACCGCTAGAAATATATGAACGATTCGTCGCCGGAGCCACGGCAGGAGCGATTAGTCAAACTGTGATTTACCCACTAGAGGTGCTAAAGACAAGATTAGCTTTAAGAAAAACTGGCCAATATAACGGCATATTAGATGCAGCAAAGAAGATATATGCAAGGGAGGGACTGAAGTGTTTCTATAAAGGATACATTCCAAATATTCTGGGGATAGTGCCTTACGCTGGCATCGACCTTGCGGTCTACGAAACtctgaaaaaaaagtatataaacaaatatcagACGCACAACGAGCAGCCAGGCATGCTACTGCTGCTAGCGTGCGGGAGCGCGTCCTGCACTCTGGGGCAAGTGTGCTCCTACCCGCTGGCCCTCGTCCGGACGAGACTGCAAGCCCAAGGTATTATGTgaaatttagaattattaatttctttatcttaatcgtttttaatatttaatttttatactctAAATAACTTAAGTAATTAACAGTAAATCTATTAAAAAGTGAAAGATTTATTATTTCGACTAATTGATTGGGatcaattgttattataatttcaataattctcTGGTGGTCAAAAATTAGACTAATATCGCATTTTTGTTGACAGAGAAAGCCGCGAAGGTCGCCGAAGGTACAATGCGAGGTGCGTTCCGCGAAATAGTACAGCGCGAGGGCGTGCGAGGCCTGTACCGCGGTATCACACCCAACTTCATCAAGGTGATTCCCGCCGTTTCCATCTCCTACGTGGTGTACGAGTACGCGAGTCGCTCTCTCGGCGTCAACATGACGTGATGAACCCCCCTCCCCCTTACATCACATCCTTCTCTAAGAATATGTAGCTAATTTTGCATTTGATTGTACATAGCTCTCgtaagtgtattatttatataattgtgaatTAATAATTCCATATAAATGACATTAATTACGTCCTCCTCAAGTAACCTGTGAAATGTCTTGTACGTtgcatttttattgtttctgaACGCGATATAATTGGTTTTAAATTTGTTACGTGACGACTTAATGCAGacacattataataaattttgactttttttcttttgttattatatttgtcCCCATCCCTGATATTggtgtaatttaaatttgactgttAAACGAACAGGAGGCGATTGACTTCATAGGAACTTGATACTTGAACCAACCGACTGGTTGgcaaataaagaaatatgtgATAATCTAGAGAGGATAAGTTGCGTTCGTAGAAAACGTGAATACTTAAAGCTAGATTGGTCCTGTATGATATTAAAAAGGTTATTAAATGTTGACAATGCTAAAAATTAGCCCAATTAGTACAAAcgtttttttacgaaaatataattatgtttaatatgtaattattaataacggCATTTAATAATGACAACTGTATTATAATTTCTGTTTTTGACATtcatatttaaatctaaaaaattgtgtaaaaataaatactcgaTATAAATGCAAAGGAGTCGAATTAGATCTGCCCTTCTTTTAGaagcaaaatttattattgtaatatattcgtaaatacttccttatgttattttaaaagtgtcGGTATTTTccattaattgtaaaaaaaatctatatgtcCGTTTTCCATTATTACAGTATTAGAATTTAATATGCAAGTCTCAGTGTTTATATTTCATTCTcttattttttacgaaaataaaaaataaatattcaacagtTTCTTATTGTAAAAACTGGTTCAAGAAAAttgtcttatatttttataaatgtataactCAAAGTTTTAGCCGTcataactttataattatgtatagtttttgataaaatagtCGAAAAGTTACTTCAACTGAAtacttatgtatttatactatGGAATAATGAGACAACtccttataaaatataacctattaTTTCAGTAACTGAAATGATTACTGGAGTGAATATCTAGAATAGACGAACAAAACATTATTGTAACGTATA includes:
- the LOC123668814 gene encoding calcium-binding mitochondrial carrier protein SCaMC-2; this translates as MKEQYLDIGEDMNVPDDFTPTELQTGKWWRHLLAGGIAGAVSRTCTAPLDRLKVFLQVNPTRENMLKCLAKMINEGGISGLWRGNGINVIKIAPESAIKFAAYEQVKRLIKGEKHNQPLEIYERFVAGATAGAISQTVIYPLEVLKTRLALRKTGQYNGILDAAKKIYAREGLKCFYKGYIPNILGIVPYAGIDLAVYETLKKKYINKYQTHNEQPGMLLLLACGSASCTLGQVCSYPLALVRTRLQAQEKAAKVAEGTMRGAFREIVQREGVRGLYRGITPNFIKVIPAVSISYVVYEYASRSLGVNMT